Genomic segment of Priestia aryabhattai:
TGTGCTTCATACCATTTGCCTTTTTGATCCCGACTTGTCTTCGGAGCTAAAGCGACAGACATAAGAAGTTGCTCATCTTGAAGACGCTTTTTTGCTTTCTGTAAAAAAGCAATATAGGCTTCTTTATCTGCCGGACGCAAAAATTCGAAGTCAAAGTGAATGTCTCTGAAACTTTGTTCTTTCGCTGCTTTTACAATATTGTTTAAGAGCGTATCTTGAACGTCTTTATTATTTAAAATTGCTCGGCCGACTTCGTCACTGAATGCGCCATTTTCAATATTAGCTAATACCATTAAGAAAATAACGTCATTTTCTTTAGCAATAGAACCTAAATTATTGAGTGGAGGTGCCTTTAGCGAACCGTCTTTTTGCACTTCGAAGTTCGCTGGTCCGAGATAGGTAAGGTATTTTGCATTTTGATTAATCATTTCTTCTGTTTGAGGCGTGATTTTTCGATTGCTTGTTTCAACATACCCTAAAAACTCACCGTTTCTTTTGTTTGGGGAAGGAGGAATTAAAATGCGGCGGCCAGGTGTTAAGGGTGCTGTAACTGAAACATTGTTTGCATTGGCAATAGCCTGATAGCTAACGCCTAATTTTCTTCCTATCTTCCATATAGTGTCCCCAGATTTTACTGTGTAGTAAGTACCATTGATTGGAATAACCATAGATTGGCCGATGACGAGTTGATTTGGATTAGGTAATTCATTTGCTCTTATAATTTTTCCTGCTTCAATGCGAAACTGTTTTGCAATACTATATATACTGTCTCCTGCTTTAACAGTGTAAATTTGCATAATAAAAAGCCTCCATTTCATATGACTTACTTTCATCATATGAGAAGGCTTTTTACTTAATTCATCAACTCAGTATGTTTGCAAATACGAGCATTTAATACGTTATGCATCATTCTCAAAGCAAAGATAT
This window contains:
- a CDS encoding LysM peptidoglycan-binding domain-containing protein yields the protein MQIYTVKAGDSIYSIAKQFRIEAGKIIRANELPNPNQLVIGQSMVIPINGTYYTVKSGDTIWKIGRKLGVSYQAIANANNVSVTAPLTPGRRILIPPSPNKRNGEFLGYVETSNRKITPQTEEMINQNAKYLTYLGPANFEVQKDGSLKAPPLNNLGSIAKENDVIFLMVLANIENGAFSDEVGRAILNNKDVQDTLLNNIVKAAKEQSFRDIHFDFEFLRPADKEAYIAFLQKAKKRLQDEQLLMSVALAPKTSRDQKGKWYEAHDYKAIGEIANFVVPMTYEWGYSGGPPMAVSPIGPVRDVLEYAVSEIPSSKIIMGQNLYGYDWTLPYKPGGEYAKAISPQRAIELAARYKVAIQYDNKAQAPFFRYKDEQQRTHEVWFEDARSIQAKFDLIKELKLRGMAYWKLGLDFPQNWLLIEDNFKITKRLTQQ